From one Brachypodium distachyon strain Bd21 chromosome 4, Brachypodium_distachyon_v3.0, whole genome shotgun sequence genomic stretch:
- the LOC100834560 gene encoding probable serine/threonine protein kinase IRE isoform X1, translating to MEKDSGGGGGRGAGGREMDSPRFRAILRVTSGGRRKRAPEVKSFSHELNPCGGGGSAYFHPMRHMTRGGVGGGGLGGGGGCGPGPAPGPQEFIGAVRTKFIKLKEEVDCELGVFAGDLVGLLERTAAAAEDAEAEAEEEDRDSQDWRVTLEDLLVVAQKCAEMSPEELWVKCEGIVQALDDRRQELTTGLLKQAHTRVLFILTRCTRLLQFRKECAGGGGDDRQHVLGLHQLSDLGLYPFQAGDGGSTDLGRRSTSSLTELKERLIRRRMLEHKHLTIDFPGRHGHFSGSEPSDSPSSGKISSWKKLPSPAEKNRCKNPEANKEDKVTPTKKKAITRNKIDVDEIVERIDAASIHPDGLACLGDSAVKIEISPEYPGAQQIIVDGKPRMICRICDFEIPMSCAEGHFIACTLADRCDSKGLSTDKRLQRVAEVLERILACFEAKSPHDGEFNHPENARVSTSSLTGEEYDGSTDHDNDLSHLLTMPSAELFSEGALTPGSGSLSQSPLLTPRTSHAESQLTKHKAFVELENFQQVESLLTISRGIESIKSSEYNSLEDLSSYLEDLNAVIDTRKVDALVVETFGRRIAKLLQEKFMQLCGQIDDMSNDSLGPIDEDGPMENSVSSRTSQMNGKFKDRTSIEDFEIIKPISRGAFGRVFLARKRVTGDLFAIKVLKKADMIRKNAVESILAERDILISVRNPFVVRFFYSFTCRENLYLVMEYLNGGDLYSLLRGLGCLDEDMARTYIAELVLALEYLHSLNVIHRDLKPDNLLISRDGHIKLTDFGLSKVGLINSTDDLSGPDVSSVLVGDHQPTDAEQRAHKREQRQKQTAVGTPDYLAPEILLGMAHGPTADWWSVGVILFEILVGIPPFNAEHPQIIFDNIMNREIPWPQVPDELSFEAYDLIDKLLIENPVQRLGATGAGEVKAHPFFKGINWNMIARQQAAFIPCTDDECDTSYFACRHAWGAADDQVNAAHNEYDDRSETSSMSCGSSQHSCDYEDGDECGSMEEFGAPPLSVKYSFSNFSFKNISQLASMNYDLITKHNEDPLQSSKS from the exons ATGGAG AaggacagcggcggcggtggaggtaGGGGCGCGGGCGGGAGGGAGATGGACTCGCCGCGGTTCCGGGCGATCCTGCGGGTGAcgagcggcgggcggaggaaGCGCGCGCCGGAAGTCAAGAGCTTCTCGCACGAGCTCAAcccgtgcggcggcggcgggtcggCGTACTTCCACCCGATGCGGCACATGACgcgcggcggggtcggcggcggtggtctcggcggtggcggcgggtgCGGGCCCGGACCCGCGCCTGggccccaggagttcatcggCGCCGTCAGGACCAAGTTCAtcaagctcaaggaggaggtggaCTGCGAGCTGGGCGTCTTCGCCGGCGACCTCGTCGGCCTCCTCGAGagaaccgccgccgctgccgaggacgcggaggcggaggcggaggaggaggatcggGACAGCCAGGACTGGCGCGTCACGCTCGAGGACCTCCTGGTCGTCGCGCAGAAGTGCGCCGAGATGAGCCCCGAGGAGCTCTGGGTCAAGTGCGAGGGCATCGTGCAGGCGCTCGACGACCGCCGGCAGGAGCTCACCACGGGGTTGCTCAAGCAGGCGCACACCCGCGTCCTCTTCATCCTCACCCGCTGCACGCGCCTCCTCCAGTTCCGCAAGGagtgcgccggcggcggcggcgacgacagGCAGCACGTGCTCGGGCTGCACCAGCTCAGCGACCTGGGGCTGTACCCGTTCcaggccggcgacggcgggtcCACGGACCTGGGGCGCAGGAGCACGTCCAGCCTGACCGAGCTCAAGGAGCGGCTCATAAGGCGGAGGATGCTGGAGCACAAGCACCTTACCATCGACTTCCCCGGCAGGCACGGGCACTTCTCAGGATCAGAGCCCAGCGATTCTCCTAGCAGCGGCAAGATTTCGTCCTGGAAGAAGCTGCCATCGCCTGCTGAGAAGAACCGGTGTAAGAACCCGGAGGCGAATAAGGAGGACAAGGTCACCccgacgaagaagaaggcgatAACCAGGAACAAGATCGACGTGGATGAGATTGTTGAGAGGATTGACGCGGCTAGCATTCACCCGGACGGCCTGGCTTGTCTCGGGGACTCGGCCGTCAAGATCGAGATTTCGCCCGAGTATCCAGGAGCCCAGCAAATAATCGTCGATGGGAAGCCGAGGATGATATGCAGGATCTGCGATTTTGAGATCCCAATGTCATGCGCGGAAGGCCATTTCATAGCATGCACGCTAGCTGATCGCTGCGATTCCAAGGGCTTGAGTACCGACAAGCGGCTGCAGAGGGTTGCTGAGGTGCTTGAGAGGATCCTTGCTTGCTTTGAAGCAAAGAGCCCACATGATGGGGAATTTAATCATCCTGAGAACGCAAGAGTTAGCACGTCGAGTTTAACCGGAGAAGAATATGATGGATCCACGGATCATGATAATGATTTGTCTCACCTATTGACAATGCCGTCGGCAGAGTTGTTTTCAGAA GGAGCACTGACACCAGGATCAGGAAGCTTGTCACAGTCACCATTACTGACACCAAGAACAAGCCACGCAGAGTCACAACTGACTAAACACAAGGCGTTCGTGGAACTAGAGAATTTTCAGCAG GTTGAAAGTTTACTGACTATCTCTAGAGGCATTGAGAGCATAAAAAGTTCAGAATACAACTCACTGGAGGACTTGAGCTCTTACCTTGAAGACCTGAACGCTGTTATTGACACGAGAAAAGTGGATGCCCTTGTAGTGGAGACATTTGGAAGAAGGATAGCCAAGTTACTACA GGAGAAATTTATGCAACTGTGTGGACAAATAGATGATATGAGCAACGATTCATTAGGTCCAATAGATGAAGATGGTCCTATGGAGAATAGTGTAAGCTCGAGAACAAGCCAGATGAATGGAAAATTTAAAGATCGTACCTCAATTGAGGACTTTGAAATTATAAAGCCAATCAGCCGTGGTGCCTTTGGACGCGTATTTCTTGCAAGGAAAAGGGTAACAGGAGACCTTTTTGCCATCAAG GTGCTCAAGAAAGCTGATATGATCCGCAAGAATGCAGTTGAAAGCATCTTGGCAGAGCGTGACATCTTAATATCTGTCCGTAACCCATTTGTG GTTCGATTTTTCTACTCCTTCACATGTAGGGAAAACCTTTATCTTGTTATGGAGTACTTGAATGGAGGAGACCTCTATTCCCTCTTGAGAGGCTTAGGTTGTTTAGATGAAGATATGGCACGGACATATATAGCAGAACTG GTTCTTGCATTGGAGTATCTGCATtctttgaatgtgattcaccGTGATTTGAAGCCCGACAACTTGTTAATTTCTCGTGATGGCCATATAAAG TTGACTGATTTTGGGCTATCAAAGGTTGGTCTTATAAATAGCACAGATGATTTATCTGGTCCAGATGTCAGCAGTGTTCTAGTTGGTGACCATCAACCAACAGATGCAGAACAACGTGCACACAAGCGAGAGCAGAGGCAAAAGCAGACAGCTGTGGGCACTCCTGACTATTTGGCCCCTGAGATACTACTAGGGATGGCCCATG GTCCAACAGCGGATTGGTGGTCAGTTGGTGTCATTCTCTTTGAGATTCTTGTAGGAATTCCCCCATTCAATGCTGAGCATCCACAG ATAATATTTGACAATATAATGAATCGGGAAATACCTTGGCCACAAGTACCAGATGAATTGAGTTTCGAAGCATACGACTTGATTGACAA GTTGCTAATTGAGAACCCGGTACAAAGATTAGGTGCGACTGGTGCTGGAGAG GTAAAGGCCCATCCGTTCTTTAAAGGCATCAACTGGAATATGATTGCTAGACAACAG gCTGCGTTTATTCCTTGCACAGACGATGAATGTGATACGAGTTATTTTGCCTGCCGTCATGCATGGGGCGCTGCTGATGATCAAGTCAATGCAGCCCACAACGAGTACGATGACAGAAGTGAGACTAGTAGCATGAGTTGTGGCAGCAGTCAGCATAGTTGTGATTACGAAGAT GGCGACGAATGTGGTAGCATGGAAGAGTTTGGAGCTCCGCCATTGTCAGTGAAGTACTCTTTCAGCAACTTCTCATTCAAG AACATTTCTCAGCTAGCGTCAATGAACTACGATCTGATAACGAAGCACAACGAGGATCCTTTACAGTCTTCGAAATCTTGA
- the LOC100834560 gene encoding probable serine/threonine protein kinase IRE isoform X2 yields the protein MEKDSGGGGGRGAGGREMDSPRFRAILRVTSGGRRKRAPEVKSFSHELNPCGGGGSAYFHPMRHMTRGGVGGGGLGGGGGCGPGPAPGPQEFIGAVRTKFIKLKEEVDCELGVFAGDLVGLLERTAAAAEDAEAEAEEEDRDSQDWRVTLEDLLVVAQKCAEMSPEELWVKCEGIVQALDDRRQELTTGLLKQAHTRVLFILTRCTRLLQFRKECAGGGGDDRQHVLGLHQLSDLGLYPFQAGDGGSTDLGRRSTSSLTELKERLIRRRMLEHKHLTIDFPGRHGHFSGSEPSDSPSSGKISSWKKLPSPAEKNRCKNPEANKEDKVTPTKKKAITRNKIDVDEIVERIDAASIHPDGLACLGDSAVKIEISPEYPGAQQIIVDGKPRMICRICDFEIPMSCAEGHFIACTLADRCDSKGLSTDKRLQRVAEVLERILACFEAKSPHDGEFNHPENARVSTSSLTGEEYDGSTDHDNDLSHLLTMPSAELFSEGALTPGSGSLSQSPLLTPRTSHAESQLTKHKAFVELENFQQVESLLTISRGIESIKSSEYNSLEDLSSYLEDLNAVIDTRKVDALVVETFGRRIAKLLQEKFMQLCGQIDDMSNDSLGPIDEDGPMENSVSSRTSQMNGKFKDRTSIEDFEIIKPISRGAFGRVFLARKRVTGDLFAIKVLKKADMIRKNAVESILAERDILISVRNPFVVRFFYSFTCRENLYLVMEYLNGGDLYSLLRGLGCLDEDMARTYIAELVLALEYLHSLNVIHRDLKPDNLLISRDGHIKLTDFGLSKVGLINSTDDLSGPDVSSVLVGDHQPTDAEQRAHKREQRQKQTAVGTPDYLAPEILLGMAHGPTADWWSVGVILFEILVGIPPFNAEHPQIIFDNIMNREIPWPQVPDELSFEAYDLIDKLLIENPVQRLGATGAGESRR from the exons ATGGAG AaggacagcggcggcggtggaggtaGGGGCGCGGGCGGGAGGGAGATGGACTCGCCGCGGTTCCGGGCGATCCTGCGGGTGAcgagcggcgggcggaggaaGCGCGCGCCGGAAGTCAAGAGCTTCTCGCACGAGCTCAAcccgtgcggcggcggcgggtcggCGTACTTCCACCCGATGCGGCACATGACgcgcggcggggtcggcggcggtggtctcggcggtggcggcgggtgCGGGCCCGGACCCGCGCCTGggccccaggagttcatcggCGCCGTCAGGACCAAGTTCAtcaagctcaaggaggaggtggaCTGCGAGCTGGGCGTCTTCGCCGGCGACCTCGTCGGCCTCCTCGAGagaaccgccgccgctgccgaggacgcggaggcggaggcggaggaggaggatcggGACAGCCAGGACTGGCGCGTCACGCTCGAGGACCTCCTGGTCGTCGCGCAGAAGTGCGCCGAGATGAGCCCCGAGGAGCTCTGGGTCAAGTGCGAGGGCATCGTGCAGGCGCTCGACGACCGCCGGCAGGAGCTCACCACGGGGTTGCTCAAGCAGGCGCACACCCGCGTCCTCTTCATCCTCACCCGCTGCACGCGCCTCCTCCAGTTCCGCAAGGagtgcgccggcggcggcggcgacgacagGCAGCACGTGCTCGGGCTGCACCAGCTCAGCGACCTGGGGCTGTACCCGTTCcaggccggcgacggcgggtcCACGGACCTGGGGCGCAGGAGCACGTCCAGCCTGACCGAGCTCAAGGAGCGGCTCATAAGGCGGAGGATGCTGGAGCACAAGCACCTTACCATCGACTTCCCCGGCAGGCACGGGCACTTCTCAGGATCAGAGCCCAGCGATTCTCCTAGCAGCGGCAAGATTTCGTCCTGGAAGAAGCTGCCATCGCCTGCTGAGAAGAACCGGTGTAAGAACCCGGAGGCGAATAAGGAGGACAAGGTCACCccgacgaagaagaaggcgatAACCAGGAACAAGATCGACGTGGATGAGATTGTTGAGAGGATTGACGCGGCTAGCATTCACCCGGACGGCCTGGCTTGTCTCGGGGACTCGGCCGTCAAGATCGAGATTTCGCCCGAGTATCCAGGAGCCCAGCAAATAATCGTCGATGGGAAGCCGAGGATGATATGCAGGATCTGCGATTTTGAGATCCCAATGTCATGCGCGGAAGGCCATTTCATAGCATGCACGCTAGCTGATCGCTGCGATTCCAAGGGCTTGAGTACCGACAAGCGGCTGCAGAGGGTTGCTGAGGTGCTTGAGAGGATCCTTGCTTGCTTTGAAGCAAAGAGCCCACATGATGGGGAATTTAATCATCCTGAGAACGCAAGAGTTAGCACGTCGAGTTTAACCGGAGAAGAATATGATGGATCCACGGATCATGATAATGATTTGTCTCACCTATTGACAATGCCGTCGGCAGAGTTGTTTTCAGAA GGAGCACTGACACCAGGATCAGGAAGCTTGTCACAGTCACCATTACTGACACCAAGAACAAGCCACGCAGAGTCACAACTGACTAAACACAAGGCGTTCGTGGAACTAGAGAATTTTCAGCAG GTTGAAAGTTTACTGACTATCTCTAGAGGCATTGAGAGCATAAAAAGTTCAGAATACAACTCACTGGAGGACTTGAGCTCTTACCTTGAAGACCTGAACGCTGTTATTGACACGAGAAAAGTGGATGCCCTTGTAGTGGAGACATTTGGAAGAAGGATAGCCAAGTTACTACA GGAGAAATTTATGCAACTGTGTGGACAAATAGATGATATGAGCAACGATTCATTAGGTCCAATAGATGAAGATGGTCCTATGGAGAATAGTGTAAGCTCGAGAACAAGCCAGATGAATGGAAAATTTAAAGATCGTACCTCAATTGAGGACTTTGAAATTATAAAGCCAATCAGCCGTGGTGCCTTTGGACGCGTATTTCTTGCAAGGAAAAGGGTAACAGGAGACCTTTTTGCCATCAAG GTGCTCAAGAAAGCTGATATGATCCGCAAGAATGCAGTTGAAAGCATCTTGGCAGAGCGTGACATCTTAATATCTGTCCGTAACCCATTTGTG GTTCGATTTTTCTACTCCTTCACATGTAGGGAAAACCTTTATCTTGTTATGGAGTACTTGAATGGAGGAGACCTCTATTCCCTCTTGAGAGGCTTAGGTTGTTTAGATGAAGATATGGCACGGACATATATAGCAGAACTG GTTCTTGCATTGGAGTATCTGCATtctttgaatgtgattcaccGTGATTTGAAGCCCGACAACTTGTTAATTTCTCGTGATGGCCATATAAAG TTGACTGATTTTGGGCTATCAAAGGTTGGTCTTATAAATAGCACAGATGATTTATCTGGTCCAGATGTCAGCAGTGTTCTAGTTGGTGACCATCAACCAACAGATGCAGAACAACGTGCACACAAGCGAGAGCAGAGGCAAAAGCAGACAGCTGTGGGCACTCCTGACTATTTGGCCCCTGAGATACTACTAGGGATGGCCCATG GTCCAACAGCGGATTGGTGGTCAGTTGGTGTCATTCTCTTTGAGATTCTTGTAGGAATTCCCCCATTCAATGCTGAGCATCCACAG ATAATATTTGACAATATAATGAATCGGGAAATACCTTGGCCACAAGTACCAGATGAATTGAGTTTCGAAGCATACGACTTGATTGACAA GTTGCTAATTGAGAACCCGGTACAAAGATTAGGTGCGACTGGTGCTGGAGAG AGCAG ACGATGA
- the LOC100833636 gene encoding uncharacterized protein LOC100833636 yields MEVSISSLCGALSDVLSHANTSSRALSRRPIPLESATSAFLQRMDRRVEAAGADLARLESMAFDTVSVEELLGHFREALGIVSRHADAVGSRLASFGYVAPEVEDEAEDGNEGELEVPENRCFGGSSSVLRSGRERFDDDDAFVDDAQEITKEAEELIPPEKETDGQDGDSSRGKIRASKEQYEQLPPYMKTLASWEELHDAVSKLNSYFGGAKSEESIALNQDDVGSIGLGRKGRSYLLIFLRLNQLTMQTIEGSIFYTLRKSDS; encoded by the exons ATGGAGGTGTCGATCTCATCGTTGTGCGGCGCTCTCTCGGACGTGCTCTCCCACGCCAACACCTCCTCCCGCGCGCTCTCCCGCCGCCCAATCCCCCTCG AGTCGGCGACGAGCGCGTTCCTGCAAAGGATGGACCGgcgggtggaggcggcgggcgccgaccTGGCGCGCCTCGAGTCCATGGCCTTCGACACCGTCTCCGTCGAGGAGCTCCTCGGCCACTTCCGCGAGGCACTCGGGATCGTCTCCCGccacgccgacgccgtcgGGTCCCGCCTCGCCTCCTTCGGCTACGTCGCCCCCG AGGTGGAGGATGAGGCGGAAGATGGAAACGAGGGGGAGCTCGAGGTCCCCGAGAATCGGTGCTTTGGAGGGTCTAGTTCGGTGCTGAGGTCCGGTCGGGAGCGctttgatgacgatgatgcGTT TGTTGATGACGCCCAAGAAATCACAAAGGAGGCTGAAGAACTCATACCTCCCGAAAAAGAAACAGATGGGCAAGATG GTGATTCTTCCCGAGGAAAGATAAGGGCATCAAAGGAGCAGTATGAACAACTTCCTCCTTATATGAAGACTCTCGCTTCATGGGAG GAATTGCACGATGCGGTTTCAAAACTAAATTCATACTTTGGCGGTGCCAAATCTGAGGAAAGCATTGCATTGAATCAGGATGATGTTGGATCAATTGGTCTGG GGCGCAAAGGAAGATCCTACTTGTTGATCTTTCTGCGGTTGAATCAACTGACTATGCAGACAATTGAAGGCTCGATCTTCTACACTCTACGCAAGAGCGACTCCTAA
- the LOC100822370 gene encoding protein downstream neighbor of Son — translation MAQVAVESAVSGGALIGRPAEVRMMKRKTPSELRGEQLKRRTSEKIANDQFHSDRSTNGLRNTEQQKISKYTRVTEVFQVKKSRNVGKENCKDVLLNNEKAPRSADAEATSPFVPSSVRSDHGNSAKLDSSVPSLSEAEKPGFRKAEKCSENALRSVSELHVGDEKQAGSNKFDMEKVMKGFGARDASGASYVPNVQGSDVPLKSSEACPSKITIPGKRAPLDLTLKTTLQFVSSSSVKWCHNLCMGSIAGHIAQNYHDVSRHSRSTMPKRNKEFLFSRALQSWVYPQSLLPASFVSAMLSSTARGENEFLNKRYQDWEDSFKNLYFMLRKNLLNIFYVYTAQFVALFIRGNCLEKQSCSAYLSQSTRGIRSLLRKNGVRFSMPLCNAEMEQTTDDDLIELSEIQKLNLSQTLHIDALSEVDNTTQSLLSFTGNKSVHGLYDVLLNYKSLLNSLSATDVPALYSPVPFQNGCLHIPEVICREMRKADAGLAFSSVSGAEEPGSAFAPAAANICYSLEIKDAALPPWVVSGVCAAMSTDADRFDLTIATEPSSMGLNTALASIGGNTESKTPLESSPTEESGCESLGIPDTVLVPSLRSASLRRLGYSDGAYVAHTTV, via the exons ATGGCGCAAGTTGCTGTCGAATCTGCGGTGAGCGGTGGCGCGTTGATTGGGAGGCCGGCGGAGGTCCGGATGATGAAGCGGAAGACCCCCTCCGAACTGCGG GGAGAGCAGTTGAAACGACGCACTTCTGAAAAGATAGCCAATGATCAATTCCATTCTGATAG GTCAACCAATGGGCTTCGGAATACGGAACAGCAAAAAATATCCAAATACACTCGTGTTACAGAGGTATTCCAAGTCAAGAAATCCAGAAACGTTGGAAAGGAAAATTGCAAG GATGTTTTACTGAATAACGAGAAGGCTCCCAGATCAGCTGATGCTGAAGCGACTTCACCTTTTGTACCATCTTCAGTCCGAAG TGATCACGGTAACTCTGCTAAGTTGGACTCTTCTGTTCCATCACTCTCCGAGGCAGAAAAACCAGGTTTTAGGAAAGCTGAGAAATGCAGTGAAAATGCTCTTCGGAGTGTATCTGAGCTTCATGTTGGTGATGAGAAGCAGGCTGGCTCAAACAAATTTGATATG GAAAAAGTGATGAAAGGTTTTGGAGCCCGTGATGCTTCAGGAGCTTCGTATGTCCCTAATGTACAAGGCAGTGATGTTCCTTTGAAGTCTTCAGAGGCATGCCCTTCCAAGATCACAATTCCAGGGAAAAGGGCTCCTCTGGATCTCACTTTGAAGACTACTCTGCAGTTTGTTTCATCATCTTCTGTGAAGTG GTGTCACAATTTATGTATGGGCAGTATTGCTGGACACATTGCTCAGAATTATCATGATGTGTCTCGACATTCACGGTCTACAATGCCAAAAAGGAACAAGGAATTCTTGTTCTCGAGGGCACTGCAATCATGGGTATATCCACAATCCCTGTTACCTGCTTCCTTCGTATCTGCTATGCTCTCATCAACTGCACGAGGAG AGAACGAGTTCCTTAACAAAAGGTATCAGGACTGGGAAGATTCATTTAAGAATCTTTACTTCATGCTCCGGAAGAATCTCTTGAATATCTTTTATG TTTATACGGCACAATTTGTTGCCCTATTCATTCGTGGAAACTGTTTGGAGAAGCAGTCCTGTAGTGCCTACTTATCACAATCTACACGTGGCATTCGGTCACTGCTACGAAAAAAT GGTGTTCGCTTTTCTATGCCTCTCTGCAATGCTGAAATGGAGCAGACTACTGACGATGACCTGATTGAACTTTCGGAAATCCAAAAACTCAATCTAAGCCAG ACACTTCATATAGATGCTTTGTCTGAGGTCGACAACACCACACAGTCGCTCCTTTCATTTACTGGCAATAAGAGTGTTCATGGCTTATATGATGTGTTGTTGAACTACAA GTCCTTGTTGAATTCGTTATCTGCCACAGATGTCCCAGCGTTATATTCACCAGTGCCATTTCAAAATGGCTGCCTCCATATTCCAGAG GTCATATGCAGGGAGATGCGGAAAGCAGATGCTGGCCTGGCCTTCTCCAGTGTGTCTGGTGCAGAAGAACCTGGATCAGCGTTTGCTCCTGCAGCGGCCAACATCTGCTACAGCTTGGAAATTAAGGACGCGGCCCTTCCACCGTGGGTCGTATCTGGAGTCTGCGCCGCAATGAGTACAGATGCGGATCGCTTTGACCTGAC AATCGCGACGGAGCCCTCGTCCATGGGCCTAAACACCGCCCTTGCCTCCATAGGCGGAAACACTGAATCGAAGACGCCTTTGGAGTCGTCCCCTACCGAAGAAAGTGGCTGCGAGTCTCTGGGCATCCCTGACACCGTCCTGGTCCCCTCGCTGCGCTCCGCATCTCTGCGGCGCCTCGGGTACAGCGATGGCGCTTACGTGGCTCATACCACCGTCTGA
- the LOC100833948 gene encoding uncharacterized protein LOC100833948 isoform X2, producing the protein MKANQGTLSTEVKSEAAKAYISHKPYQENYECMMKANANLERQILSLEEKYASAARSNGKLEQEVFSLKEKYEAVLEKNTRLESQMAALSASFLSLKENLLLQNDHEQEHLLLQNGDEQEGLLLLNDNGDQPQQLLLMGPEQAPGDHLESREADKEESNGGSEAPEAAALGAGDGAATNSGGGGGGGKRTSRKCSVRICRPQGAFQWPDAQPSSPLTPTAAAAMAMDGGGGLALPPTPPSASSTNAASAKLLLLPAPASPPTPSAAGTGDVDLQAAAAVQPDSSHDLQLRQPSSWPCGATAGLPESKKTALEAGGVGTELALAHPSH; encoded by the exons ATGAAGGCAAATCAAGGCACACTGAGCACTGAAGTGAAATCTGAGGCAGCCAAAGCCTACATTTCTCATAAGCCTTATCAG GAGAACTACGAATGTATGATGAAGGCCAATGCCAATCTGGAAAGGCAGATTCTGTCCTTGGAG GAGAAGTATGCGAGCGCGGCACGGTCGAATGGCAAGCTGGAGCAGGAGGTGTTTTCCCTGAAG GAGAAGTATGAGGCTGTGCTTGAGAAGAACACCAGGCTGGAGTCACAGATGGCTGCTCTATCCGCTTCTTTCCTGTCCCTCAAG GAAAACCTGCTCTTGCAGAATGATCATGAACAGGAACACCTGCTCTTGCAGAATGGTGATGAACAGGAAGGCCTGCTCTTGCTGAATGACAATGGAGAtcagccgcagcagctgcTACTGATGGGACCAGAACAAGCACCAGGAGATCATCTGGAGTCTCGCGAAGCTGACAAGGAAGAGAGCAATGGCGGCAGTGAGGCGCCAGAAGCTGCTGCCCTGGGcgccggcgatggcgcggCCAccaacagcggcggcggcggcggcggcgggaagagGACGTCGAGGAAGTGCAGCGTGCGGATCTGCCGGCCGCAGGGGGCGTTCCAGTGGCCGGACGCGCAGCCCTCGTCGCCGCTGAcccccacggcggcggcggccatggccatggacggcggcggcggtctcgCGCtcccgcccacgccgccgtcggcgtcctccaccaacgccgcctccgccaagctcctgctcctgccggCCCCTGCCTCGCCGCCAACGCCATCGGCCGCCGGCACCGGAGACGTCGACCtccaggcagcagcagcagtgcagCCTGACTCCAGCCATGACCTGCAGCTCCGGCAGCCGTCGTCGTGGCCCTGCGGTGCCACCGCCGGGCTGCCGGAGTCGAAGAAGACGGCGctggaggccggcggcgtgggcacCGAGCTGGCCCTGGCCCACCCCTCACACTGA
- the LOC100833948 gene encoding uncharacterized protein LOC100833948 isoform X1: protein MKANQGTLSTEVKSEAAKAYISHKPYQENYECMMKANANLERQILSLEEKYASAARSNGKLEQEVFSLKEKYEAVLEKNTRLESQMAALSASFLSLKNDHEQEHLLLQNGDEQEGLLLLNDNGDQPQQLLLMGPEQAPGDHLESREADKEESNGGSEAPEAAALGAGDGAATNSGGGGGGGKRTSRKCSVRICRPQGAFQWPDAQPSSPLTPTAAAAMAMDGGGGLALPPTPPSASSTNAASAKLLLLPAPASPPTPSAAGTGDVDLQAAAAVQPDSSHDLQLRQPSSWPCGATAGLPESKKTALEAGGVGTELALAHPSH from the exons ATGAAGGCAAATCAAGGCACACTGAGCACTGAAGTGAAATCTGAGGCAGCCAAAGCCTACATTTCTCATAAGCCTTATCAG GAGAACTACGAATGTATGATGAAGGCCAATGCCAATCTGGAAAGGCAGATTCTGTCCTTGGAG GAGAAGTATGCGAGCGCGGCACGGTCGAATGGCAAGCTGGAGCAGGAGGTGTTTTCCCTGAAG GAGAAGTATGAGGCTGTGCTTGAGAAGAACACCAGGCTGGAGTCACAGATGGCTGCTCTATCCGCTTCTTTCCTGTCCCTCAAG AATGATCATGAACAGGAACACCTGCTCTTGCAGAATGGTGATGAACAGGAAGGCCTGCTCTTGCTGAATGACAATGGAGAtcagccgcagcagctgcTACTGATGGGACCAGAACAAGCACCAGGAGATCATCTGGAGTCTCGCGAAGCTGACAAGGAAGAGAGCAATGGCGGCAGTGAGGCGCCAGAAGCTGCTGCCCTGGGcgccggcgatggcgcggCCAccaacagcggcggcggcggcggcggcgggaagagGACGTCGAGGAAGTGCAGCGTGCGGATCTGCCGGCCGCAGGGGGCGTTCCAGTGGCCGGACGCGCAGCCCTCGTCGCCGCTGAcccccacggcggcggcggccatggccatggacggcggcggcggtctcgCGCtcccgcccacgccgccgtcggcgtcctccaccaacgccgcctccgccaagctcctgctcctgccggCCCCTGCCTCGCCGCCAACGCCATCGGCCGCCGGCACCGGAGACGTCGACCtccaggcagcagcagcagtgcagCCTGACTCCAGCCATGACCTGCAGCTCCGGCAGCCGTCGTCGTGGCCCTGCGGTGCCACCGCCGGGCTGCCGGAGTCGAAGAAGACGGCGctggaggccggcggcgtgggcacCGAGCTGGCCCTGGCCCACCCCTCACACTGA